The Candidatus Bathyarchaeota archaeon genome includes a region encoding these proteins:
- a CDS encoding CYTH domain-containing protein, with protein sequence MLCKVERKMVELKARVDALDTIRRKVIDLRAHHIGTFKQVDVYFEVPKGRLKLREVEGKNTAELVYYERENVAKPKRSNVFILEVQNPAVFKSLLEKVLKTRVTVEKLREIYRYQGTKVGAKYPYIQVHLDNVKKLGTFVEFEMNTSEQTEKRDKQILENLMRKMGINGNQLVKYSYSDLVQCATS encoded by the coding sequence ATGCTGTGCAAAGTTGAACGTAAAATGGTTGAGTTAAAGGCAAGAGTTGACGCTCTTGATACGATTAGAAGAAAAGTAATAGATTTAAGGGCTCATCATATCGGAACGTTCAAGCAGGTTGACGTTTACTTTGAGGTTCCGAAGGGAAGATTAAAGCTTCGAGAAGTAGAAGGCAAAAACACGGCAGAACTAGTTTATTATGAAAGAGAAAATGTTGCCAAGCCAAAAAGAAGCAACGTTTTCATTCTCGAAGTTCAGAACCCAGCAGTTTTCAAAAGCTTGCTTGAAAAAGTTTTGAAAACTAGGGTGACTGTAGAAAAATTGAGGGAAATTTATCGATACCAAGGAACTAAGGTAGGCGCAAAGTATCCATATATTCAAGTTCATTTGGACAACGTTAAGAAGTTGGGAACCTTTGTTGAGTTTGAAATGAATACTTCAGAACAAACAGAAAAAAGAGATAAACAAATTTTGGAGAATTTAATGAGGAAAATGGGGATCAATGGAAATCAACTGGTGAAATATTCATACTCAGACTTGGTGCAATGTGCAACCTCGTAA